In Vagococcus hydrophili, one DNA window encodes the following:
- a CDS encoding AzlD domain-containing protein — translation MINDNWLIILTIIGCGIVTWLPRVIPFIFSKKMVFSTRTKKFMSYIPMCILTALFAQTLFVSKNSEMTGINTENLLASIPTIIIGFWTKSLIWTVVTGIVTMGLIRYLM, via the coding sequence ATGATAAACGATAATTGGCTCATCATCCTAACAATCATAGGATGCGGCATTGTAACGTGGCTTCCGAGAGTGATTCCCTTTATTTTTAGTAAAAAAATGGTATTTTCAACACGAACTAAAAAATTTATGTCCTATATTCCAATGTGTATTTTGACGGCACTGTTTGCTCAAACCTTATTTGTGTCAAAAAATAGCGAAATGACGGGGATCAACACAGAAAATTTATTAGCAAGTATTCCAACCATCATCATCGGATTTTGGACTAAAAGTTTAATCTGGACAGTTGTGACTGGGATTGTTACTATGGGACTTATTAGATATTTAATGTGA